In Kogia breviceps isolate mKogBre1 chromosome 7, mKogBre1 haplotype 1, whole genome shotgun sequence, a single window of DNA contains:
- the KCNJ11 gene encoding ATP-sensitive inward rectifier potassium channel 11, whose amino-acid sequence MLSRKGIIPEEYVLTRLAEDPKEPRYRARERRARFVSKNGNCNVAHKNIREQGRFLQDVFTTLVDLKWPYTLLIFTMSFLCSWLLFAMVWWLIAFAHGDLAPGEGAAVPCITSIHSFSSAFLFSIEVQVTIGFGGRMVTEECPLAILILIVQNIVGLMINAIMLGCIFMKTAQAHRRAETLIFSKHAVIALRHSRLCFMLRVGDLRKSMIISATIHMQVVRKTTSPEGEVVPLHQVDIPMENGVGGNNIFLVAPLIIYHVIDANSPLYDLAPCDLHHHQDLEIIVILEGVVETTGITTQARTSYLADEILWGQRFVPIVAEEDGRYSVDYSKFGNTIKVPTPLCSARQLDEDPSLLDVLTLARGPLRKRSMAMAKAKAKPKFSTSPDSLS is encoded by the coding sequence ATGCTGTCCCGCAAAGGCATCATCCCTGAGGAGTATGTGCTGACGCGTCTAGCAGAGGACCCGAAAGAGCCCCGGTACCGTGCCCGTGAGCGGAGAGCCCGTTTCGTGTCCAAGAATGGCAACTGCAACGTGGCCCACAAGAACATCCGGGAGCAAGGTCGCTTCCTGCAGGACGTGTTCACCACGCTGGTGGACCTCAAGTGGCCATATACGCTGCTCATCTTCACCATGTCCTTCCTGTGCAGCTGGCTGCTCTTTGCCATGGTCTGGTGGCTCATCGCCTTTGCCCACGGTGACCTGGCCCCTGGTGAGGGTGCTGCTGTGCCCTGCATCACCAGCATCCACTCCTTTTCATCTGCcttccttttctccattgagGTACAGGTGACCATCGGTTTCGGCGGGCGCATGGTGACCGAGGAGTGCCCTCTGGCCATCCTGATCCTCATTGTGCAGAACATCGTGGGGCTCATGATCAATGCCATCATGCTGGGCTGCATCTTCATGAAGACTGCCCAGGCCCACCGGCGGGCTGAGACCCTCATCTTCAGCAAGCATGCGGTCATCGCCCTGCGCCACAGCCGCCTCTGCTTCATGCTGCGCGTGGGCGACCTCCGCAAGAGCATGATCATCAGCGCCACCATCCACATGCAGGTGGTGCGCAAGACCACCAGCCCTGAGGGCGAGGTGGTACCCCTCCACCAGGTGGACATCCCCATGGAGAATGGCGTGGGTGGCAATAACATCTTCCTGGTGGCTCCCCTCATCATCTACCACGTCATTGACGCCAACAGCCCACTCTATGACCTGGCGCCCTGCGACCTGCACCACCATCAGGACCTTGAGATCATTGTCATCCTGGAAGGTGTGGTGGAAACCACGGGCATCACCACCCAGGCCCGCACCTCCTACCTGGCCGACGAGATCCTATGGGGCCAGCGCTTTGTACCCATCGTGGCCGAGGAGGATGGCCGCTACTCTGTGGACTACTCCAAGTTTGGCAACACCATCAAAGTGCCCACGCCGCTCTGCTCGGCCCGCCAGCTGGATGAGGACCCCAGCCTGCTGGATGTCCTGACCCTCGCCCGCGGGCCCCTGCGCAAGCGCAGCATGGCCATggccaaggccaaggccaagCCCAAGTTCAGCACCTCTCCAGATTCCCTGTCCTGA